The Nitrospira tepida genome includes a window with the following:
- a CDS encoding c-type cytochrome, which yields MSDSPPTSSSDRDATSDSKKAAARRRERSITAWLVGAVLLFALYTISRTPTVSEHPKDGGGITGPQLTPEMVPLVSGQEPLQVMFLKAGCPVCHTIPGIEGAQGREGPALRLGTTGPQRLADPKYKGKAQTVREYIVESIVNPGVYIVPGYPTHAMPRWYGQKLSAEALDQMAAYLEQLTEPSAAMP from the coding sequence GTGTCAGATTCACCACCGACATCGTCATCCGACAGGGACGCCACATCCGATAGCAAGAAAGCCGCAGCTCGGCGGCGCGAGCGCAGCATCACGGCCTGGCTTGTCGGCGCCGTCCTGCTGTTTGCCCTCTACACGATCAGCCGGACTCCGACGGTGTCGGAACACCCGAAGGATGGAGGAGGCATCACCGGACCGCAGTTGACGCCGGAGATGGTGCCGCTCGTCAGCGGCCAGGAGCCGCTCCAGGTCATGTTCCTCAAGGCCGGTTGTCCGGTCTGTCACACCATCCCGGGGATTGAAGGGGCGCAGGGGCGCGAAGGTCCTGCGCTCAGGCTCGGAACGACGGGGCCGCAGCGGCTGGCTGATCCCAAATATAAGGGAAAGGCGCAAACGGTGCGGGAATATATCGTGGAGTCGATTGTGAATCCCGGCGTGTATATTGTGCCGGGTTATCCGACCCATGCCATGCCGCGTTGGTACGGGCAGAAGCTGAGCGCGGAAGCGCTCGATCAGATGGCTGCCTATCTGGAACAGTTGACGGAGCCGTCCGCCGCCATGCCCTGA